Proteins co-encoded in one Micrococcales bacterium genomic window:
- a CDS encoding TrpB-like pyridoxal phosphate-dependent enzyme has translation MDDTIRQHKYLLTEDQIPTAWYNIIPDLPAPPPPPLHPGTMQPVGPEDLAPLFPLALIEQEVSGERFIDIPGGVLDVYRQWRPTPLFRAHRLEQALDTPARIYYKYEGVSPAGSHKPNTAVPQAYYNAAEGVSKLTTETGAGQWGTALAFACALYGLECEVWQVGASYDSKPYRRLMIEAFGASVHRSPSDLTEAGRTLGADPANHSGSLGIAISEAVEVAAQNPQVRYALGSVLNHVLLHQTVIGEEALLQMEMAGDTPTHIVGCTGGGSNFAGLSFPFLREKLAGRIAPEIIAAEPMSCPSLTRGVYAYDFGDTAGMTPLMKMHTLGHDFVPDPIHAGGLRYHGMAPLISHVYEQGLMSAEAVPQTECFAAAVQFARTEGIVPAPEPTHALALAIRQAKQARETGEETVILTALCGHGHFDLTAYDDYLNGRMVDEEVTEERLAVGLETLPQVPVG, from the coding sequence ATGGACGACACGATCCGCCAGCACAAGTACCTGCTGACCGAGGACCAGATCCCCACGGCCTGGTACAACATCATCCCGGACCTGCCGGCCCCGCCCCCACCTCCGCTGCACCCGGGCACGATGCAGCCAGTCGGGCCCGAGGACCTCGCGCCGTTGTTCCCCTTGGCGCTCATCGAGCAGGAGGTCAGCGGCGAGCGTTTCATCGACATCCCGGGCGGCGTGCTCGACGTCTACCGGCAGTGGCGGCCCACGCCCTTGTTCCGCGCACACCGCCTCGAGCAGGCGCTCGACACCCCCGCGCGCATCTACTACAAGTACGAGGGCGTGTCGCCCGCCGGATCGCACAAGCCCAACACCGCGGTCCCGCAGGCGTACTACAACGCCGCCGAAGGCGTGAGCAAGCTGACCACTGAGACCGGCGCTGGACAGTGGGGCACGGCCCTGGCCTTCGCCTGCGCCCTGTACGGCCTGGAGTGCGAGGTCTGGCAGGTGGGAGCGTCCTACGACTCCAAGCCGTACCGCCGACTGATGATCGAGGCCTTCGGTGCCTCGGTCCACCGCTCCCCCTCCGACCTCACCGAGGCCGGGCGCACGCTGGGCGCCGACCCGGCCAACCACTCGGGTTCGCTGGGCATTGCGATCTCCGAGGCGGTCGAGGTGGCCGCACAGAACCCGCAGGTGCGCTACGCGCTCGGTTCGGTACTCAACCACGTGCTGCTGCACCAGACCGTGATCGGCGAGGAGGCCCTGTTGCAGATGGAGATGGCCGGCGACACCCCGACCCACATCGTCGGGTGCACCGGCGGCGGGTCGAACTTCGCGGGCCTGTCGTTCCCCTTCCTGCGCGAGAAGCTCGCGGGGCGGATCGCTCCGGAGATCATCGCCGCGGAACCGATGAGTTGCCCCTCGCTGACCCGCGGGGTTTACGCCTACGACTTCGGCGACACCGCCGGCATGACCCCGCTGATGAAGATGCACACACTCGGCCACGACTTCGTGCCCGACCCCATCCACGCGGGTGGCCTGCGCTACCACGGGATGGCGCCGTTGATCAGCCACGTGTACGAGCAGGGACTGATGAGCGCCGAGGCCGTCCCGCAGACCGAGTGCTTCGCCGCAGCCGTGCAGTTCGCCCGCACGGAGGGCATCGTGCCGGCCCCGGAACCGACACACGCACTGGCGCTGGCCATCCGGCAGGCCAAGCAGGCCCGCGAGACCGGCGAGGAGACGGTGATCCTCACCGCGCTGTGCGGTCACGGCCACTTCGACCTCACGGCCTACGACGACTACCTCAACGGCCGCATGGTCGACGAGGAGGTCACCGAGGAACGCCTGGCGGTGGGACTCGAGACGCTGCCCCAGGTCCCCGTCGGCTGA
- a CDS encoding multifunctional oxoglutarate decarboxylase/oxoglutarate dehydrogenase thiamine pyrophosphate-binding subunit/dihydrolipoyllysine-residue succinyltransferase subunit, whose amino-acid sequence MTTDANSAFGANEWLVDELYEQYLQDRHSVDPAWWDFFADYVPSDPARAAALRSKIEQSRAPKAAPAVPAVKPAAPQVSKEEASVLRGPAARVVTNMEASLGVPTATSVRAVPAKLLVDNRVVINNHLKRKRQGKISFTLLIGFAMVQAMKSIPSMNVSYAEVDGKPAVVQHESIGLGIAIDMTKKDGTRQLLVPSIKNAQDMDFAAFRHAYEDLIHRARMGKLGVDDFAGTTASLTNPGTIGTVHSVPRLMPGQGVIVGVGAMEYPAEFQGAAVETIVRQGISKIITLTSTYDHRIIQGAQSGEFLRRMHQLLLGEEDFFVNVFRSLRIPYEPIRWAQDIALAHDDEISKTARVQELIHAYRVRGHLMADIDPLEYKQRAHPDLDVTSHGLTLWDLDREFATGGFGGKPFKKLRDILGVLRDSYCRTIGVEYMHIQDPEQRFWIQQHVERPYSPPTRQEQMQILRRLNAAEAFETFLQTKYVGQKRFSLEGAESTIAVLDEILEASAQHNLDEVAIGMPHRGRLNVLANIAGKRYAQIFREFEGGTVDSVMGSGDVKYHLGSEGTYTAESGKEITVYLAANPSHLEAVNPVLEGIVRAKQDLLDRGEDFPVIPVLMHGDAAFAGQGVVAETLNLSQLRGYRTGGTVHIIVNNQVGFTTPPESSRSSVYATDVARTVQAPIFHVNGDDPEACVRVARMAFDFRQAFKKDVVIDLVCYRRRGHNEADDPSLTNPKMYQLIDQKRSVRKLYTSSLIERGDLSQEEAEQALQDYQAQLERVFSETREAMSHPEETAPVTVVEYPAHVETAISEETLKRIVDTQVSLPERITVHTRLKPQLQRRAQMVEDGTIDWAMGETIAFGSLLMEGRDVRLTGQDSGRGTFGQRHAVIVDRVTEERYFPLHHLSADQGRYYLYDSMLSEFAALGFEYGYSVQNPDALVLWEAQFGDFANGAQTITDEFISSGEQKWGQLSGIVMLLPHGYEGQGPDHSSARVERYLQLSAQNNMTVAMPSTPASYFHLLRWHAKAPHHKPLIVFTPKSMLRLKTATSRADDFTSGYFRPVISDDSIDAQGVRRVLMCSGKVTWDLFAGRQKAGRDDVAIVRLERLYPLPVDEIRAALEQYPDDAELVWVQEEQFNQGAWQYISVNLSPELGGRDLNCVSRPPSASPATGSHKAHEAEQAQIVSEALGG is encoded by the coding sequence GTGACCACTGACGCAAACAGTGCCTTCGGCGCAAACGAATGGCTCGTCGACGAACTGTACGAGCAGTACCTGCAGGACCGGCACTCCGTCGACCCCGCTTGGTGGGACTTCTTCGCCGACTACGTCCCCTCCGACCCGGCCCGTGCCGCTGCCCTGCGGTCCAAGATCGAACAGTCCAGGGCTCCGAAAGCCGCCCCGGCTGTCCCTGCCGTCAAGCCGGCCGCACCCCAGGTCAGCAAGGAGGAGGCCAGCGTCCTGCGTGGACCGGCCGCCCGGGTCGTCACCAACATGGAGGCCAGCCTGGGGGTGCCGACCGCGACCAGCGTGCGGGCGGTCCCCGCGAAACTGCTGGTCGACAACCGGGTGGTGATCAACAACCACCTGAAGCGCAAGCGCCAGGGCAAGATCAGCTTCACCCTCCTCATCGGCTTCGCGATGGTGCAGGCAATGAAGTCCATACCGAGCATGAACGTCTCGTACGCGGAGGTCGACGGCAAGCCCGCGGTCGTCCAGCACGAGTCGATCGGGCTGGGCATCGCCATCGACATGACGAAGAAGGACGGCACCCGGCAACTGCTCGTGCCGTCCATCAAGAACGCCCAGGACATGGACTTCGCTGCGTTCCGGCACGCCTATGAAGACCTCATCCACCGGGCCCGGATGGGCAAGCTCGGGGTGGATGACTTCGCCGGGACGACCGCCAGCCTGACCAACCCGGGCACGATCGGGACGGTGCACTCGGTTCCGCGGCTCATGCCCGGACAGGGCGTCATCGTGGGCGTCGGGGCCATGGAGTACCCCGCGGAGTTCCAGGGGGCCGCGGTCGAGACCATCGTTCGCCAGGGCATCAGCAAGATCATCACCCTGACCTCGACATACGACCACCGCATCATCCAGGGCGCCCAGAGCGGGGAATTCCTGCGCCGCATGCATCAACTTCTGCTCGGCGAGGAGGACTTCTTCGTCAACGTCTTCCGCTCGTTGCGCATCCCCTACGAGCCGATCCGCTGGGCACAGGACATCGCACTGGCCCACGACGACGAGATCTCCAAGACCGCTCGCGTGCAGGAACTCATCCACGCCTACCGCGTGCGTGGGCACCTCATGGCCGACATCGACCCCCTCGAGTACAAGCAGCGGGCCCACCCCGACCTCGACGTGACCAGTCATGGGCTCACCCTGTGGGACCTCGACCGCGAGTTCGCCACCGGCGGCTTCGGCGGCAAGCCGTTCAAGAAGCTGCGCGACATCCTCGGTGTCCTGCGCGACTCCTACTGCCGCACCATCGGCGTGGAGTACATGCACATCCAGGACCCCGAGCAGCGCTTCTGGATCCAGCAGCACGTGGAACGCCCGTACAGCCCCCCGACGCGCCAGGAACAGATGCAGATCCTGCGCCGGCTCAACGCGGCCGAGGCCTTCGAGACCTTCCTGCAGACCAAGTACGTGGGCCAGAAACGCTTCTCGCTCGAGGGTGCGGAATCGACCATCGCCGTGCTCGACGAGATCCTGGAGGCCTCCGCGCAGCACAACCTCGACGAGGTGGCCATCGGCATGCCCCACCGGGGCCGGCTCAACGTGCTGGCCAACATCGCGGGCAAACGCTACGCGCAGATCTTCCGTGAGTTCGAGGGCGGCACTGTCGACTCCGTCATGGGCTCGGGCGACGTCAAGTACCACCTGGGCAGCGAAGGCACGTACACCGCCGAAAGCGGCAAGGAGATCACGGTCTACCTTGCCGCCAACCCCAGCCACCTCGAGGCGGTCAACCCCGTGCTCGAAGGCATCGTGCGGGCCAAGCAGGATCTGCTCGACCGCGGCGAGGACTTCCCGGTGATCCCGGTGCTGATGCACGGTGACGCGGCCTTCGCGGGCCAGGGTGTGGTGGCCGAGACGTTGAACCTCTCGCAACTGCGCGGTTACCGCACCGGCGGCACCGTGCACATCATCGTGAACAACCAGGTGGGCTTCACCACCCCCCCGGAGAGCAGTCGCAGTTCGGTGTACGCCACGGACGTAGCCCGGACGGTGCAGGCGCCGATCTTCCACGTCAACGGTGACGACCCCGAGGCCTGCGTGCGAGTGGCCCGGATGGCCTTCGACTTCCGGCAGGCCTTCAAGAAGGACGTCGTCATCGACTTGGTGTGCTACCGGCGGCGCGGGCACAACGAGGCCGACGACCCGTCGCTGACCAACCCGAAGATGTACCAGCTCATCGACCAGAAGCGTTCCGTGCGCAAGCTCTACACCTCGTCGTTGATCGAGCGCGGCGACCTGTCGCAGGAAGAGGCCGAGCAGGCGCTGCAGGACTATCAGGCGCAACTGGAGCGGGTGTTCTCCGAGACCCGCGAGGCCATGTCCCACCCGGAGGAGACCGCACCGGTCACCGTCGTGGAGTACCCGGCTCACGTGGAGACCGCGATCTCCGAAGAGACCCTCAAACGCATCGTGGACACGCAGGTATCGCTGCCCGAGCGGATCACCGTCCACACCCGGCTGAAGCCGCAGTTGCAGCGGCGCGCACAGATGGTCGAGGACGGCACCATCGACTGGGCCATGGGCGAGACCATCGCGTTCGGCTCCCTGCTCATGGAAGGCCGCGACGTGCGGCTCACCGGGCAGGACAGCGGCCGCGGCACGTTCGGCCAGCGGCACGCCGTCATCGTCGACCGGGTGACAGAGGAGCGGTACTTCCCGCTGCACCACCTGTCTGCCGACCAGGGCCGGTACTACCTCTACGACTCGATGCTCAGCGAGTTCGCCGCTCTCGGTTTCGAGTACGGCTACTCGGTGCAGAACCCCGACGCGCTTGTGCTGTGGGAGGCGCAGTTCGGCGACTTCGCCAACGGCGCCCAGACGATCACCGACGAGTTCATCTCCAGCGGCGAACAGAAGTGGGGGCAGCTCTCCGGCATCGTCATGCTGCTGCCGCACGGCTATGAGGGCCAGGGGCCGGACCACTCGTCGGCCCGCGTGGAGCGTTACCTGCAGTTGTCGGCACAGAACAACATGACCGTGGCCATGCCCAGCACCCCGGCCAGCTACTTCCACCTGCTGCGCTGGCACGCGAAGGCCCCGCACCACAAGCCGCTGATCGTGTTCACTCCGAAATCCATGCTGCGCCTCAAGACGGCCACGTCCAGGGCCGACGACTTCACCAGCGGCTACTTCCGGCCCGTCATCAGCGACGACAGCATCGACGCGCAGGGCGTTCGCCGGGTGCTGATGTGCTCCGGCAAGGTCACCTGGGACCTGTTCGCCGGTCGCCAGAAGGCCGGGCGCGACGACGTCGCCATCGTGCGTCTCGAGCGGCTGTACCCGCTTCCCGTCGATGAGATCCGCGCGGCTCTGGAGCAGTACCCGGACGACGCCGAGCTCGTCTGGGTGCAGGAGGAGCAGTTCAACCAAGGCGCCTGGCAGTACATCTCCGTGAACCTCTCGCCCGAACTGGGCGGGCGGGACCTGAACTGCGTCTCCCGGCCACCGTCGGCGTCCCCTGCCACCGGCTCGCACAAGGCGCATGAGGCCGAACAGGCCCAGATCGTCAGCGAGGCCCTCGGCGGCTGA
- a CDS encoding aminotransferase class I/II-fold pyridoxal phosphate-dependent enzyme, which translates to MISFGSDNHSGVHPDVMAALAEANTEHASAYGDDAWTRRAEDALREVFGPDTVPVLVANGTGANLIALQACLTRPWDAVVCSQVAHINVDEGGAPERILGSKLVALPTADGRLHAEQLAGVCERLGDEHAVQPTVLSVTQSTEYGTVYKATQAAALAAEARRLGMRIHVDGARLANAAVALGCGLGEVAEMFDADVVSVGGTKNGLMGAEAVVFRTPELAEQVKWVRKATTQLISKHRYLAAQFLAMLSDDLWRRTAQNANAMAQRLAEGLADTGVTITQPVEVNAVFATMPDAAALQERFHFYPWEGPDEVRLMCSWDTTAQDVEAFLAVVREHRAVG; encoded by the coding sequence GTGATCTCCTTCGGCAGCGACAACCACAGTGGTGTGCACCCCGACGTCATGGCCGCACTGGCCGAGGCCAATACCGAACACGCCAGTGCGTACGGGGACGATGCCTGGACCCGCCGTGCGGAGGACGCGCTGCGTGAGGTGTTCGGTCCTGATACCGTCCCCGTGCTGGTGGCCAACGGCACCGGCGCCAACCTCATCGCACTGCAGGCGTGCCTGACGCGTCCCTGGGATGCGGTGGTCTGCAGCCAGGTGGCGCACATCAACGTGGATGAGGGCGGCGCCCCCGAACGCATCCTCGGCTCGAAACTGGTGGCTCTGCCGACCGCCGACGGACGGCTGCACGCCGAGCAACTGGCCGGGGTGTGCGAGCGCCTGGGCGATGAGCACGCCGTGCAACCCACCGTCTTGTCGGTGACCCAGTCAACGGAGTACGGAACCGTCTACAAAGCCACCCAGGCCGCTGCGCTGGCCGCCGAAGCCCGCCGCCTCGGCATGCGCATCCACGTCGACGGCGCCCGCTTGGCCAACGCCGCAGTCGCGCTCGGCTGCGGGCTCGGCGAGGTCGCCGAGATGTTCGACGCGGACGTGGTCAGTGTGGGCGGCACGAAGAACGGCCTGATGGGCGCCGAGGCTGTCGTGTTCCGCACACCCGAACTCGCCGAGCAGGTCAAGTGGGTGCGCAAGGCGACCACGCAGTTGATCAGCAAGCACCGGTACCTCGCCGCGCAGTTCCTCGCGATGCTGTCCGACGACCTGTGGCGGCGTACCGCGCAGAACGCCAACGCGATGGCCCAGCGGCTCGCGGAGGGTCTGGCCGACACCGGGGTGACGATCACGCAGCCCGTCGAGGTCAACGCGGTCTTCGCCACGATGCCGGACGCAGCGGCCCTGCAGGAGCGGTTCCACTTCTACCCCTGGGAGGGCCCCGACGAGGTGCGGCTGATGTGCTCCTGGGACACCACCGCACAGGATGTCGAAGCCTTCCTGGCAGTGGTGCGGGAGCATCGTGCCGTTGGTTGA
- a CDS encoding acyl-CoA dehydrogenase family protein, with the protein MDFTFPEEITALRAAFADFVTRQIQPIEDEIAAQWDTPYPDKAVVVEAMARVRALSVDAGFFAAHMPESVGGQGLSTLGMTALVEDAARSGSRLAMTAISPPNPAGPNSLLLKLPEHLIEQWVRPVVTGTKSGCFALTEPEAGSDAQAIRTRAIKDGDGWRINGHKHYITNAQEADFAVVFAVTDPQKRAAGGITAFLVPADQFRRGPTQWNISDTHPGELFFEDTWVPADHVIGEVGLGFFAAMEFLNAGRAYIGAQALGLAEFSLEAATAHVQARTAFGKPLAAFQGASFPLAQSKVDIESMRWLVYHLAWAVDEGRTRCWTRRSSSTTPRSAPTTWRTGACRSSAAWG; encoded by the coding sequence ATGGATTTCACGTTTCCTGAGGAGATCACCGCGCTGCGGGCTGCCTTCGCCGACTTCGTCACCCGGCAGATCCAGCCGATCGAGGATGAGATCGCGGCCCAGTGGGACACCCCGTACCCCGACAAGGCGGTGGTCGTCGAAGCCATGGCCCGCGTGCGTGCGCTGTCCGTGGACGCCGGCTTCTTCGCCGCGCACATGCCGGAGTCCGTGGGCGGCCAGGGACTGAGCACGCTGGGCATGACGGCGCTGGTCGAGGACGCCGCCCGCAGTGGCTCGCGCTTGGCCATGACCGCGATCTCCCCGCCGAACCCCGCAGGGCCGAACTCGCTGCTGCTCAAGCTTCCCGAGCACCTCATCGAGCAGTGGGTCCGGCCAGTCGTGACCGGAACGAAGTCCGGGTGCTTCGCACTGACCGAGCCGGAGGCCGGCTCCGACGCCCAGGCCATCCGGACCCGGGCGATCAAGGACGGTGACGGCTGGCGGATCAACGGCCACAAGCACTACATCACGAACGCCCAGGAAGCCGACTTCGCGGTGGTCTTTGCAGTCACAGACCCTCAGAAGCGTGCCGCCGGGGGCATCACCGCGTTCCTCGTCCCGGCCGATCAATTCCGCCGCGGACCGACGCAGTGGAACATCTCCGACACCCATCCCGGCGAGCTGTTCTTCGAGGACACGTGGGTTCCCGCCGACCACGTGATCGGCGAAGTGGGCTTGGGCTTCTTCGCGGCGATGGAGTTCCTCAACGCCGGGCGTGCCTACATCGGCGCGCAGGCGCTCGGGCTGGCCGAGTTCAGCCTGGAAGCGGCCACAGCACACGTGCAGGCCCGTACCGCCTTCGGCAAGCCACTGGCCGCGTTCCAGGGTGCGAGTTTCCCCCTGGCGCAGAGCAAGGTGGACATCGAGTCGATGCGGTGGTTGGTCTACCACCTGGCCTGGGCGGTCGACGAGGGCAGAACCCGATGCTGGACGCGTCGATCGTCAAGTACTACGCCACGGAGCGCGCCTACGACGTGGCGGACCGGTGCCTGCAGGTCTTCGGCGGCATGGGGCTGA
- a CDS encoding NADP-dependent malic enzyme: protein MDLENDPAFPLHKRGKIEVRPTVRVRDGAGLALAYTPGVARVSEAIAQHPELVYDYTWKANTVLVVTDGTAVLGLGDIGPAAALPVMEGKALLFKEFAGVDAVPICLDTTDSQEIIETIVRLAPAFGGVNLEDISAPRCFEIERLLQECLDIPVFHDDQHGTAIVVIAALESAARLTGRVFADMRVVVSGAGAAGVAVSNMLLAAGVRDVCVCDSQGLLGPGRENLTGVKADLAARTNPRGLSGPIDNALEGADVFIGVSAGKVSEAAISGMADDAIVFALANPHPEVDPAVAGKYAAVVATGRSDFPNQINNVLAFPGVFRGALDVRATRITTGMQMAAADALSEIVGDEVAADYIVPSVFDRRVAGRVAEAVAAAARAEGVARV, encoded by the coding sequence GTGGACCTAGAGAACGACCCTGCATTCCCCCTGCACAAGCGCGGCAAGATCGAGGTGCGACCCACCGTGCGCGTACGTGACGGTGCGGGCCTGGCTCTGGCCTACACGCCAGGGGTGGCGCGGGTGTCCGAGGCGATCGCCCAGCACCCGGAGTTGGTCTACGACTACACCTGGAAGGCCAACACGGTCCTGGTCGTGACCGACGGAACGGCCGTGCTCGGCCTCGGCGACATCGGCCCGGCGGCGGCTCTGCCGGTCATGGAGGGCAAGGCCCTGTTGTTCAAGGAGTTCGCCGGGGTGGACGCCGTCCCGATCTGCCTGGACACCACCGACAGCCAGGAGATCATCGAGACGATCGTGCGGCTGGCGCCCGCCTTCGGCGGCGTCAATCTCGAGGACATCTCGGCGCCCAGGTGTTTCGAGATCGAGCGCCTTCTGCAGGAGTGTCTCGACATTCCGGTCTTCCACGACGACCAGCACGGCACGGCCATCGTGGTGATCGCCGCGCTGGAGTCCGCCGCTCGACTCACTGGCCGCGTGTTCGCCGATATGCGCGTGGTCGTCTCCGGTGCCGGTGCGGCCGGCGTGGCGGTGTCGAACATGCTGCTGGCTGCCGGGGTGCGGGACGTGTGCGTCTGCGACTCGCAGGGGTTGCTGGGACCTGGCCGGGAGAACCTGACCGGGGTGAAGGCCGACCTCGCGGCGCGCACGAACCCGCGGGGGCTGTCAGGTCCCATCGACAACGCGCTGGAGGGCGCGGACGTCTTCATCGGCGTCTCCGCCGGGAAGGTCTCCGAGGCCGCGATCTCGGGCATGGCCGACGACGCCATCGTCTTCGCGCTGGCCAACCCGCACCCGGAGGTGGATCCGGCAGTCGCCGGCAAGTACGCGGCGGTGGTGGCGACCGGGCGAAGCGACTTCCCGAACCAGATCAACAACGTCCTCGCCTTCCCGGGTGTGTTCCGGGGGGCGCTGGACGTGCGCGCGACCAGGATCACGACCGGCATGCAGATGGCTGCCGCCGACGCGCTCTCCGAGATCGTCGGGGACGAGGTGGCTGCGGACTACATCGTGCCGTCGGTGTTCGACAGGCGGGTGGCTGGGCGGGTGGCCGAGGCCGTGGCCGCTGCTGCCCGTGCGGAGGGCGTCGCGCGGGTCTGA
- a CDS encoding zinc-binding dehydrogenase, protein MLAVFASAFDSDDPLNALEVGERPDPQVPDGWVAVRVKAASLNHHDLWSLRGVGLSSAALPMILGCDAAGVDPEGREVIVHSVIGSASAGGGDETLDPSRSLLSEKQQGTFAEWVVVPRENLLAKPAALSFEQAACLPTAWLTAYRMLFSRGHLQPGETVLVQGAGGGVASAAIMLARHAGARVWATTRDKGDFALEMGAHAVFDSGQRLPHRVDMVIETVGAATWSHSVRSLRPGGRIVVSGATTGGQPPADLAHVYFRQLSIIGSTMGTAAELRRLIDMCEATELRPPIDAEYRLADAREAFARLAAGDVRGKLVLTV, encoded by the coding sequence ATGCTCGCCGTGTTTGCCTCCGCGTTTGATTCCGACGATCCGCTGAACGCGTTGGAGGTCGGTGAACGACCCGATCCGCAGGTTCCGGACGGATGGGTCGCCGTGCGGGTCAAGGCCGCGTCCCTGAACCATCACGACCTGTGGAGCCTGCGGGGGGTCGGGTTGTCGTCAGCGGCCCTGCCGATGATCCTGGGCTGCGACGCCGCTGGGGTCGACCCCGAGGGCCGGGAGGTGATCGTCCACTCCGTGATCGGGTCGGCGTCCGCAGGTGGCGGTGACGAGACGCTGGATCCGTCCAGGTCGCTGCTCAGTGAGAAGCAGCAGGGCACGTTCGCCGAGTGGGTCGTCGTGCCGCGGGAGAACCTGCTGGCCAAACCCGCGGCTCTGAGTTTCGAGCAGGCTGCCTGCCTGCCCACCGCGTGGCTGACGGCCTACCGGATGCTCTTCAGTCGCGGCCACCTGCAGCCGGGGGAGACGGTGCTGGTGCAAGGCGCTGGCGGCGGCGTGGCCAGCGCGGCCATCATGCTGGCCCGGCACGCCGGTGCCCGGGTGTGGGCCACCACCCGGGACAAGGGGGATTTTGCCCTCGAGATGGGCGCGCATGCGGTCTTCGACTCCGGGCAACGGTTGCCTCACCGCGTGGACATGGTCATCGAGACCGTGGGTGCGGCCACGTGGTCGCACTCCGTGCGCAGCCTGCGCCCCGGGGGGCGGATCGTGGTCAGCGGTGCCACGACCGGCGGTCAGCCGCCGGCCGACCTCGCCCATGTGTACTTCCGGCAGTTGAGCATCATCGGTTCCACGATGGGCACCGCCGCGGAACTCCGGCGGCTCATCGACATGTGCGAAGCCACGGAACTGCGCCCACCCATCGACGCCGAGTACCGGTTGGCGGACGCCCGTGAGGCCTTCGCCCGACTGGCTGCCGGGGACGTGCGGGGGAAACTGGTGTTGACGGTCTAG